One window from the genome of Desulforamulus ruminis DSM 2154 encodes:
- a CDS encoding phosphotransacetylase family protein has protein sequence MKSLFIMGSAGSGKTAMAVGLALKFKQEGLKVSYFKPVGVAVTAGKADEDAVLMKEILNMDAPLETIVPTNASPFYLSRGNRQAEMLQTIEEAFHQLSAHSDLVIVDSAIFPHIMGTIGLDAPSLAAKLKSSAIYLINVKNDYSLDQAVFFNKYIQYSGVPVIGNLFTHVPRPILAKIEGVYKPLLNENGFVTLGIIPKITELTAPSVAQVYEVLGGELLTGEKHLDLLVEDIMVGAMTIESALAFLRRTNNKVFITGGDRADMALAALETSTSAIILTGGLYPDVKVISRAVEKDVPVILVHYDTYTTIEKLSELSGRITPADQGSIHKALENVEKYCDWQTILKSLG, from the coding sequence TTGAAAAGCCTGTTTATTATGGGTTCCGCAGGCAGCGGCAAAACGGCAATGGCAGTGGGGCTTGCCCTTAAGTTTAAACAGGAAGGCCTCAAAGTGTCTTATTTCAAACCGGTGGGAGTTGCGGTGACAGCCGGCAAGGCCGACGAGGATGCGGTCTTAATGAAGGAAATTTTAAATATGGACGCCCCCCTGGAGACCATTGTTCCCACCAATGCCAGCCCCTTCTATCTGTCCCGGGGCAACCGGCAGGCGGAAATGCTCCAGACCATAGAAGAAGCCTTTCATCAGCTTTCCGCCCATTCGGATCTGGTCATTGTGGACAGCGCCATTTTCCCCCACATTATGGGTACCATTGGTCTGGATGCCCCTTCCCTGGCGGCAAAACTTAAATCCAGCGCCATCTATCTGATTAATGTTAAAAATGATTACAGTCTTGATCAGGCGGTGTTTTTCAATAAATATATTCAATACTCCGGCGTTCCTGTGATCGGTAATCTCTTTACCCATGTTCCCAGACCCATTCTGGCAAAAATCGAAGGCGTGTATAAGCCCCTGTTAAATGAAAACGGCTTTGTAACCCTGGGGATTATCCCCAAGATAACGGAATTAACCGCGCCCTCGGTAGCCCAGGTTTATGAAGTACTGGGGGGAGAGCTTTTAACCGGTGAGAAACATCTGGACCTGCTGGTGGAAGACATTATGGTAGGCGCCATGACCATCGAAAGCGCCCTGGCCTTTTTAAGACGTACCAATAATAAGGTTTTCATCACCGGCGGCGACCGGGCGGATATGGCTCTGGCCGCACTGGAGACCAGCACTTCCGCCATTATTCTCACCGGAGGCCTGTACCCGGATGTCAAAGTCATCAGCCGGGCTGTAGAAAAGGATGTACCGGTGATTTTGGTTCACTATGACACTTATACCACCATTGAAAAACTCAGCGAGCTGTCGGGACGCATTACCCCTGCAGACCAAGGCAGTATTCATAAAGCCTTGGAGAACGTGGAGAAATATTGCGACTGGCAAACCATTTTAAAAAGCTTAGGCTAA
- the ylbJ gene encoding sporulation integral membrane protein YlbJ, whose product MLQRRTGLNLRLRKKDLIKLFWTALALVFVLAMIWQPKIVYLGALSGLKAWWNIVFPSLLPFFIASELLMAFGIVRFLGILLEPVMRPLFNVPGTGAFVMVIGFTSGFPIGSMVTARLRQDGLCTRLEGERLMSFTNNSSPLFMLVAVAVGMFGRPDLGLTIAGAHYLASLVLGLLLRFYGRQGDPERSPRPCNRGRGLLVGQALQTLLNHLRQESRPLGKLIGEAVSSSITKLFNIGGFIILFAVIIRLFTEAGVIRQLSLFFSLFLAPLGFTPEALVALSSGFFEMTIGTKLASEAAAPELQRLMTVAMILGWSGLSVHAQVASMIAETDLSMKIFVLSRVAHGLLSAAFTWLLYTPGKITQTLTLPVLGPAFHAVSPSPLFFLGLSCKLLFCALALLIFCAFIIPTGRFLFRLFQR is encoded by the coding sequence TTGCTGCAGCGACGCACCGGATTAAACCTGAGACTTAGAAAAAAAGATCTGATCAAGTTGTTCTGGACTGCCCTGGCCCTGGTGTTTGTTTTAGCCATGATCTGGCAGCCGAAGATTGTCTATTTGGGCGCTCTGAGTGGTTTAAAAGCTTGGTGGAATATTGTTTTCCCATCCTTATTGCCCTTTTTCATTGCCTCGGAATTATTAATGGCCTTTGGCATCGTTCGTTTTCTGGGCATCTTGTTGGAACCGGTGATGCGGCCCCTTTTTAATGTTCCCGGAACCGGCGCTTTTGTGATGGTGATCGGTTTTACCAGCGGCTTTCCCATCGGCAGCATGGTCACGGCCAGGCTGCGCCAGGACGGGCTGTGCACCCGTCTGGAGGGTGAGCGGCTGATGAGCTTTACCAATAATTCCAGTCCGCTGTTTATGCTGGTGGCCGTGGCCGTAGGCATGTTTGGACGTCCCGATTTAGGCCTGACCATTGCCGGCGCCCATTATCTGGCCAGTCTTGTTTTAGGCCTGCTGCTGCGCTTTTACGGCAGGCAGGGCGACCCTGAGCGCTCTCCCAGGCCCTGTAACCGGGGCCGGGGACTCCTGGTTGGGCAGGCTTTGCAAACCTTGTTGAACCACCTGCGTCAGGAATCCAGGCCTCTGGGAAAATTAATTGGTGAAGCGGTCTCCTCTTCCATTACCAAACTCTTCAATATTGGGGGTTTTATTATTCTTTTTGCGGTGATCATCCGGCTTTTTACCGAAGCCGGGGTGATTCGTCAATTATCCCTCTTTTTTAGTCTTTTCCTGGCTCCCCTGGGTTTTACACCGGAAGCCCTGGTGGCGCTGTCCAGCGGTTTCTTTGAAATGACCATCGGTACCAAGCTGGCCTCGGAAGCCGCAGCACCCGAACTGCAGCGTCTGATGACCGTGGCCATGATTTTGGGTTGGAGCGGTTTGTCGGTTCACGCCCAGGTGGCCAGCATGATTGCTGAAACCGATCTTTCCATGAAAATCTTTGTGCTGAGCCGGGTGGCTCATGGTCTGTTATCCGCTGCTTTCACCTGGCTGCTTTACACACCGGGAAAAATCACCCAGACCCTGACACTGCCGGTTCTCGGGCCTGCCTTTCATGCTGTCAGCCCATCCCCCCTTTTCTTCCTGGGCCTTTCCTGCAAACTATTGTTTTGCGCTTTGGCTCTTTTGATTTTTTGTGCCTTCATTATTCCAACCGGCCGCTTCCTTTTTCGTCTTTTCCAAAGGTAA
- the acs gene encoding acetate--CoA ligase alpha subunit: MADLASLFHPKSVAIVGASKTDGEIGNILVKNVLASGFKGSIFPINSRESEIEGLPCFASLLEVPEKMDLGVICVPAKHCPEVVDECGRVGIKTIVVITPGFKEIGPEGLELEKKLLAVCHKYGIRLVGPNCVGLMDTHIPISASYSAVFPLKGDIAFISQSGAMLVSIMDWSKSIGLGFSRVISLGNKADLDEAAFIEALADDPFTRVILCYIEDVQNGRHFLDVAARTSRKKPVIVLKSGTSQAGALAASSHTGALAGSDLAYQIAFKQAGILRANSMTELFDLALSFSYQPIPQGDRVAVVTNAGGPGIVTADAIENSGLTMARFEKETLEVLRSHLPAEGNIYNPVDVLGDARADRYAAALESVLKDPNVDSIVVLVCPTAVTDPENIAQKIIDLHGKYPDKPIFSAYMGGGVLAEGAKKLAQARIPVFTFPEPTVYSIAGMVSYARTSAAGAEIGEIELDDIDQNRVKAIFYDVFRDGRSVLLGSEAAAVAKAYGISAVPVKLSVTPEEAVALSEEIGYPVVLKVASPKIMHKTDVGGVKIGLHNSEEVRNGFIEIMENVQRYLPNVIPHGIEVGKMMPKGTELIIGMTRDVQFGPLIAFGLGGVYVNLLKDVSFRLARGLTRQEIQAMITETKAYTLLRGYRGEKPSDMFSIIDMVSRVARLVLDFPEISEMDINPLLAYTDGYSALDIKITINI, encoded by the coding sequence ATGGCGGACTTAGCATCTCTGTTTCATCCAAAGTCTGTGGCCATTGTCGGGGCATCCAAAACAGATGGAGAAATAGGGAATATTTTGGTAAAAAATGTCCTTGCCAGTGGATTTAAAGGAAGTATTTTTCCCATTAACTCCAGGGAATCGGAAATAGAGGGGCTTCCCTGCTTTGCATCCCTTTTGGAAGTTCCTGAAAAGATGGATCTGGGGGTTATTTGTGTACCCGCCAAGCATTGCCCGGAGGTAGTAGATGAATGTGGGCGGGTGGGCATTAAAACCATTGTGGTGATCACTCCCGGATTTAAGGAAATTGGTCCGGAAGGTTTGGAATTAGAAAAAAAACTGCTTGCTGTTTGCCATAAATACGGGATTCGTCTGGTGGGTCCAAACTGCGTGGGATTGATGGATACCCATATTCCCATCAGCGCCTCTTATTCCGCTGTTTTCCCCCTGAAAGGGGATATTGCCTTCATTTCCCAAAGCGGGGCCATGCTGGTATCCATCATGGACTGGTCCAAATCCATCGGCCTGGGGTTCAGCCGGGTCATCAGCCTTGGCAACAAGGCGGATCTGGATGAAGCCGCTTTTATTGAAGCCCTTGCGGACGACCCTTTCACCAGGGTCATCCTTTGTTACATAGAAGATGTACAAAACGGCAGACACTTTTTGGATGTGGCAGCCCGTACCTCCAGGAAAAAACCGGTTATTGTCCTTAAATCCGGCACCAGTCAAGCCGGCGCCCTGGCCGCTTCTTCCCATACCGGGGCCCTCGCGGGTAGTGATCTGGCCTATCAAATTGCTTTTAAGCAGGCGGGTATTCTCCGGGCCAACAGCATGACGGAACTATTTGACTTGGCTCTTTCTTTCTCCTATCAACCCATTCCCCAGGGAGACCGGGTTGCTGTTGTAACCAATGCCGGCGGTCCAGGCATTGTGACAGCGGATGCCATCGAAAATTCCGGTTTGACCATGGCCCGTTTTGAAAAAGAAACCCTGGAAGTTCTGCGGTCCCATTTGCCAGCGGAAGGCAATATTTATAATCCGGTGGATGTGCTGGGAGATGCCCGGGCGGATCGTTACGCCGCTGCTCTGGAATCGGTTTTAAAGGATCCCAATGTAGACAGCATTGTGGTTCTGGTCTGCCCCACCGCCGTAACCGACCCGGAAAACATTGCCCAGAAAATTATTGATCTCCACGGAAAATATCCGGATAAACCGATTTTTTCAGCCTACATGGGCGGCGGGGTGCTGGCGGAGGGCGCTAAAAAGCTGGCCCAGGCCAGAATTCCCGTATTTACCTTTCCGGAACCCACCGTCTATTCCATTGCCGGCATGGTGAGCTATGCCAGAACTTCCGCTGCCGGCGCGGAGATCGGTGAAATCGAACTGGACGACATTGATCAAAATCGGGTAAAAGCCATTTTTTACGATGTTTTCCGGGACGGCCGCAGTGTTTTGCTGGGCAGCGAAGCAGCGGCCGTGGCCAAAGCCTACGGTATTTCCGCTGTGCCGGTCAAACTTTCCGTAACGCCGGAGGAAGCGGTGGCCTTGTCTGAGGAAATCGGTTATCCCGTGGTATTAAAGGTTGCTTCTCCAAAGATTATGCACAAAACCGATGTGGGCGGCGTTAAAATCGGTTTGCATAATTCCGAAGAAGTGCGCAACGGTTTTATTGAGATTATGGAAAATGTTCAGCGTTATCTGCCTAATGTGATTCCCCATGGCATTGAAGTGGGTAAAATGATGCCCAAAGGAACGGAACTGATTATTGGTATGACCCGGGATGTTCAATTCGGCCCGCTCATTGCCTTTGGTTTGGGCGGCGTATATGTAAACCTGTTAAAGGACGTGTCTTTCCGCCTGGCCCGGGGACTGACCCGTCAGGAAATCCAGGCCATGATTACCGAGACCAAAGCCTACACCCTGCTGCGGGGTTACCGGGGGGAAAAACCCTCGGATATGTTCAGCATTATTGATATGGTATCCCGAGTAGCCCGGCTGGTACTTGATTTTCCGGAAATCAGCGAGATGGATATTAATCCCCTGTTAGCCTATACCGACGGCTACTCGGCGTTGGATATAAAAATTACCATTAACATTTAA